In Leclercia sp. LSNIH1, the genomic stretch TTTCCTCGGCCTGCCGCGTGCGTCGGTGCTGGGTTTACCGGTGCTGAGCTGGTGCGCCATCGCCGCCCTGCTGCTGGTGGGCTATTTCCTGCGCTACAGCCGCACCGGGCGGGCGCTCTACACCGCAGGCGGTAACGCCACGGCGGCGTACTACACCGGGATCAACGCCGGCAAAATGCAGTTTGTCAGCTTCTGCCTCTCCGGGGCGCTGGCCGGGTTCTGCGGCTATCTGTGGATCTCGCGCTTCGCGGTGGCCTATGTCGATGTGGCGAACGGCTTTGAACTCCAGGTAGTGGCGGCCTGCGTGATCGGCGGCATCAGTACCATGGGCGGCACTGGCCGGGTGTTAGGTTGCCTGTGCGGAGCGCTCTTCCTCGGCGTCATCAACAATGCCCTGCCGGTGATCGGCGTATCGCCGTTCTGGCAGATGGCGATTTCCGGGACGGTGATTGTGATTGCGGTGCTGCTCAATGAACGCGGCAACAAGCGCAAAGGACGGCTGATCCTGCGCGATGCGGCGCTGGCACGTCAGAAACAGGCGGTAAGATCATGAGTAAAGTGATGACCTCTGAAGAGATGAAAAATACCCCGGCTCCGGCGGGCATTTTCCAGCGCCTGCTGTGCTGGGAGGGTTTTCTGCTGGCGGTCACCCTGGCGGTGTTCGTGGGCAATGCCCTGGCCTCCCCGTACTTCCTGAATATCTGGAACCTGTCGGATGCGACCTTCAACTTCACCGAAAAGGCGATCATCGTGCTGCCGATGGCGATGCTGATTATCGCCCGGGAGATTGACCTGTCGGTGGCCTCCACTATCGCCCTGAGCTCCACGGTGATGGGCTTCTGCGCGGCGGCGGGGCTGGATACACCGTGGCTGGTCTGCGTGGGGTTAGGGGTTGGCCTGCTGTGCGGGCTGTTCAACGGCCTGCTGGTGACCCGCTTTAACCTGTCGTCGATTGTGATCACCATCGGCACCATGAGCCTCTACCGCGGCATCACCTACATTCTGCTGGGTGACCAGGCGCTTAATACCTGGCCGGAGAGCTTCGCCTGGTTCGGCCAGGGATACGTCTGGGGTGCGCTGTCGTTTGAGTTCGCGCTGTTTATGGTGCTGGCGGTGGTGTTTGCCTTCGTGCTGCACAAAACCAACTTCGGGCGTCGTACCTACGCCATCGGCAATAACCCCACCGGGGCATGGTATTCCGGCATCAACGTCAAGCGTCACAATCTGATCCTCTTCGCCCTGGTGGGGCTGATGGCCGGGCTGGCCTCGGTGCTGCTCACCTCGCGTCTGGGCAGTACCCGCCCGACGATTGCGATGGGCTGGGAGCTGGCGGTGGTGACCATGGCGGTGCTTGGCGGGGTCAATATTCTCGGCGGTTCCGGCAGCATGGTAGGCGTGATTATCGCCGCCTTCCTGATGGGGCTGGTCACCTTCGGCCTGAGCCTGCTCAACGTGCCGGGCATCGTGATGTCGGTAATTATCGGCGCGATGCTGATTGTGGTGATCTCCCTGCCGATCATCACCCGCCGCGTGATGCAGCGAAGACGGATCTAGTGCCGGGTGGCGCTGTGTACAAGCGCAGCGCCGCCGGGCATAAAAATCACCGTAATTAAGGAGAATTATCATGAGCTTTATGTTGGCGCTGCCGAAAATCAGCCTGCACGGCGCAGGCGCAATCGGCGATATGGTTAAGCTGGTGGCAAACAAACAGTGGGGCACCGCGCTGATTGTCACCGACGGTCAGCTGGTAAAAATGGGCCTGCTCGACAGCCTGTTTACCGCCCTCGACGCAGAGCAGATGTCGTATCATCTGTTTGACGCGGTCTTCCCGAATCCGACGGAAGAACTGGTGCAGCAGGGCTTTGCCGCTTTCCAGGATGCGCAGTGCGATTACATCATTGCCTTCGGGGGCGGCAGCCCGATCGACACCGCCAAAGCGATTAAAATTCTCACCGCCAATCCTGGCCCGTCTACCGCTTATTCCGGCGTCGGCAAAGTGCTCAACCCCGGCGTGCCGCTGGTGGCCATCAACACCACCGCAGGTACGGCGGCAGAGATGACCAGCAATGCGGTGATCATCGACTCTGCCCGTCAGGTCAAAGAGGTGATTATCGACCCGAACATCATCCCGGACATTGCCGTGGATGACGCCAGCGTGATGCTCGATATTCCGGCCTCCGTCACCGCCGCCACCGGGATGGACGCCCTGACCCACGCCATCGAAGCCTATGTCTCCGTCGGCGCTCACCCCCTCACCGATGCCAACGCGCTGGAGGCGATTCGCCTGATCGCCCACTGGCTACCGGAGGCGGTCGACAACGGACATAACCTGGAGGCGCGCGAGCAGATGGCCTACGGCCAGTATCTGGCAGGTATGGCCTTTAACAGCGCCGGACTGGGACTGGTGCATGCCCTGGCCCACCAACCGGGGGCCACGCACAACCTGCCGCACGGCGTGTGCAACGCCATCCTGCTGCCGATCATCGAAAACTTTAACCGCCCGAACGCCGTGGAACGCTTTGCCCGCGTGGCCCAGGCGATGGGCGTGGATACCCGCGAGATGAGCGACGAAGCGGCCAGCATGGCG encodes the following:
- a CDS encoding ABC transporter permease; the protein is MVQQLLKHREALLAAVIVLMVIAIGTRVPSFIAPGNLVEMFNDTSILIILALGQMMVLLTKGIDLSMAANLALTGMIVALINFHYPEVPVWVLLILATALGLLMGVINGLLVWKMGIPAIVVTLGTMSIYRGIIFLLSGGGWVNSNQMGADFLGLPRASVLGLPVLSWCAIAALLLVGYFLRYSRTGRALYTAGGNATAAYYTGINAGKMQFVSFCLSGALAGFCGYLWISRFAVAYVDVANGFELQVVAACVIGGISTMGGTGRVLGCLCGALFLGVINNALPVIGVSPFWQMAISGTVIVIAVLLNERGNKRKGRLILRDAALARQKQAVRS
- a CDS encoding ABC transporter permease; protein product: MSKVMTSEEMKNTPAPAGIFQRLLCWEGFLLAVTLAVFVGNALASPYFLNIWNLSDATFNFTEKAIIVLPMAMLIIAREIDLSVASTIALSSTVMGFCAAAGLDTPWLVCVGLGVGLLCGLFNGLLVTRFNLSSIVITIGTMSLYRGITYILLGDQALNTWPESFAWFGQGYVWGALSFEFALFMVLAVVFAFVLHKTNFGRRTYAIGNNPTGAWYSGINVKRHNLILFALVGLMAGLASVLLTSRLGSTRPTIAMGWELAVVTMAVLGGVNILGGSGSMVGVIIAAFLMGLVTFGLSLLNVPGIVMSVIIGAMLIVVISLPIITRRVMQRRRI
- the fucO gene encoding lactaldehyde reductase; protein product: MSFMLALPKISLHGAGAIGDMVKLVANKQWGTALIVTDGQLVKMGLLDSLFTALDAEQMSYHLFDAVFPNPTEELVQQGFAAFQDAQCDYIIAFGGGSPIDTAKAIKILTANPGPSTAYSGVGKVLNPGVPLVAINTTAGTAAEMTSNAVIIDSARQVKEVIIDPNIIPDIAVDDASVMLDIPASVTAATGMDALTHAIEAYVSVGAHPLTDANALEAIRLIAHWLPEAVDNGHNLEAREQMAYGQYLAGMAFNSAGLGLVHALAHQPGATHNLPHGVCNAILLPIIENFNRPNAVERFARVAQAMGVDTREMSDEAASMAAINAIRTLSSRVGIPSGFSKLGVTKADIEGWLDKALADPCAPCNPRSASRDEVRELYLEAL